From a region of the Etheostoma cragini isolate CJK2018 chromosome 20, CSU_Ecrag_1.0, whole genome shotgun sequence genome:
- the slc39a8 gene encoding metal cation symporter ZIP8, translating into MLILSCFMTCLLVLIPKSQSIHVADRDGHVFLENILRYYGRNDSISPEHLEDLLLLMSSRRSEAINEGNPLADQECSSSEQILAHFGLSNVSSLSVGHLGRICPAVLTQVLLPSCPYTTPKALPRLDYSVWGYGFLAVTVINLASLLGLLLIPFTKKDYFPKVLTYFISLAIGTLFSNAVLQLIPEALGFDPKVDNYVGNAVGIFGGFYILFFMEKMLKMALRVDNEHGHSHFTPAEPHQENALHNGDLLEKKDSIVLTSISTIATDKSSPIPEPPHAHVTPPQEIQVSDVMCHWLRGQRVSNIKTVAWMITLSDALHNFIDGLAIGASFTVSVLAGFSTSTAIVCEEFPHELGDFVILLNAGMSVPQAIFFNLLSAASCYVGLVFGILLGSNFAPNAIFAIAGGMFLYIALADMFPEMDSILREQKRTSTKIIFFLIQNAGLLTGFTIILLITMFAGDINLG; encoded by the exons ATGTTGATCTTAAGCTGTTTTATGACGTGCCTTTTAGTTTTAATCCCAAAGTCTCAGAGTATCCATGTGGCTGACCGGGATGGACATGTATTCCTAGAGAATATTTTACGATATTATGGTCGAAATGATTCTATTTCCCCGGAGCATCTGGAGGATTTGCTGCTGTTAATGTCTAGCAGAAGATCTGAGGCAATAAATGAAGGAAACCCGCTGGCAGACCAGGAG TGTTCCTCATCGGAGCAGATCTTGGCCCACTTTGGCTTGAGTAATGTCAGCAGCTTGAGTGTGGGACATCTGGGGAGGATCTGCCCCGCTGTGTTGACCCAGGTGCTGCTGCCCTCCTGCCCCTACACCACCCCCAAAGCTCTGCCGCGCCTCGACTACTCTG TGTGGGGTTATGGGTTTCTGGCGGTCACGGTGATCAACCTGGCGTCCCTGCTCGGCCTCCTCCTGATTCCCTTCACCAAGAAGGATTATTTCCCCAAAGTGCTGACCTACTTCATCAGCCTCGCCATCGGGACCCTGTTCTCCAACGCCGTGCTGCAGCTCATACCAGAG GCTCTGGGTTTTGATCCCAAAGTGGATAACTATGTGGGGAATGCAGTTGGAATATTTGGAGGGTTTTATATCCTCTTCTTTATGGAGAAGATGTTAAAAATGGCTCTCAGGGTGGACAATGAG CACGGCCACAGCCACTTCACTCCTGCAGAGCCACATCAAGAAAACGCCCTCCACAACGGAGACTTACTGGAGAAAAAGGACTCTATCGTTCTGACCAGCATCAGCACCATCGCCACAGACAAGAGCAGCCCGATCCCAGAACCTCCGCATGCACACGTGACACCTCCCCAG GAGATCCAGGTGTCGGATGTGATGTGCCACTGGCTGCGTGGGCAACGCGTCTCCAACATCAAGACGGTGGCGTGGATGATAACTCTGAGCGACGCGTTGCACAACTTCATAGATGGTCTGGCTATCGGCGCGTCCTTCACGGTGTCGGTCCTGGCGGGGTTCAGCACGTCCACCGCCATCGTATGTGAGGAGTTTCCCCACGAGCTGG GTGACTTTGTAATCCTGCTGAATGCTGGTATGAGCGTCCCTCAAGCCATTTTCTTCAACCTGCTGTCAGCAGCGTCCTGTTACGTGGGCCTTGTGTTTGGAATCCTGCTCGGGAGCAACTTTGCCCCCAATGCAATCTTTGCCATCGCAGGAGGAATGTTCCTGTACATTGCACTGGCCGACATG TTTCCAGAGATGGACAGCATATTACGGGAACAGAAGCGGACTTCCACCAAGATCATCTTCTTCCTGATCCAGAACGCTGGGCTGCTCACCGGGTTCACCATCATACTGCTGATCACCATGTTTGCAGGGGACATCAACCTGGGCTAG
- the nat8 gene encoding N-acetyltransferase 8, with amino-acid sequence MAGFQIRKYRDDDAEAVKEIFTLGMSEHVPSAFMHVLKQPLTQMVLMCLFCALVTSSKSFLLPILAVTLFLAGIRQFVIYMFNSYIDISLRKDVSKISEAYLKQKDSGFWVADVEGRVVGMVGCFPSQDAPGCLELKRMSIRRGHRGMGIAKALCRTVAGFTRDRGYAAVVLQTSVVQTDAQKLYEHMGYKKTREVVIPELAAKITNFTLFEYRLDLQRDGGND; translated from the coding sequence ATGGCCGGGTTTCAGATCCGGAAGTATCGGGATGACGATGCAGAGGCAGTGAAGGAGATCTTCACCCTTGGGATGAGCGAGCACGTGCCCTCGGCCTTCATGCACGTCCTGAAACAGCCGCTCACCCAGATGGTGCTCATGTGCCTGTTCTGCGCTCTCGTGACCAGCTCCAAGTCCTTCCTGCTGCCCATCCTGGCCGTCACTCTGTTCCTAGCCGGGATCCGGCAGTTTGTCATCTACATGTTCAACAGCTACATCGACATCTCGCTCAGGAAGGACGTCAGCAAGATCAGCGAGGCCTACCTGAAGCAGAAGGACTCTGGTTTTTGGGTGGCTGACGTTGAGGGTCGGGTGGTTGGCATGGTGGGGTGCTTTCCTAGTCAGGACGCGCCTGGCTGCTTGGAGCTGAAACGCATGTCTATACGCCGCGGTCACCGTGGAATGGGCATCGCCAAGGCGTTGTGTCGGACGGTGGCCGGTTTTACTCGGGACAGGGGTTATGCAGCGGTCGTCCTGCAAACCTCTGTGGTGCAGACAGACGCTCAGAAGCTGTACGAGCACATGGGCTACAAGAAGACCCGAGAGGTTGTTATTCCTGAGCTCGCTGCCAAGATCACGAACTTCACTCTGTTTGAGTACAGGCTCGATTTACAGAGAGATGGGGGAAATGACTGA